A single window of Onychostoma macrolepis isolate SWU-2019 chromosome 16, ASM1243209v1, whole genome shotgun sequence DNA harbors:
- the LOC131521704 gene encoding sialic acid-binding Ig-like lectin 14 isoform X3: protein MFMNLLASIWTLMPLILSGALAADWIVHVSMDPVYAPLGSSVVLQCTYDYPEESDQGIPSKVLSEMWCLNESHCVTSRYVYHSAGIFPEPSYQGRVKYLGQTGSKNCSLMISDVRSEDSGMYVFRFITDHLKAKLPGQRGVNLQVTHQTETGSASSSTTGIVLGIIIMVIIIAGIVIFIRRKSRGERTRSL, encoded by the exons ATGTTTATGAATCTCCTTGCAAGCATTTGGACCCTGATGCCTTTGATTCTGTCGG GCGCTCTTGCTGCTGACTGGATAGTGCATGTTTCCATGGATCCTGTCTATGCTCCTCTTGGTTCTTCTGTAGTTCTGCAGTGCACCTATGACTACCCTGAAGAGTCCGACCAGGGAATACCGAGCAAAGTGCTGTCAGAGATGTGGTGTTTGAATGAAAGCCACTGCGTTACTTCAAGATACGTGTACCACAGTGCAGGGATATTCCCTGAGCCCTCATACCAGGGCCGAGTCAAGTACTTAGGGCAGACGGGGAGCAAAAACTGCTCTCTGATGATTTCTGATGTGAGGTCAGAAGACAGTGGCATGTACGTTTTCCGGTTCATCACTGACCACCTGAAGGCCAAGCTACCAGGACAGAGAGGAGTGAATCTACAGGTCACACATCAGACAGAAA CAGGAAGTGCATCTTCATCCACTACCGGCATTGTGCTTGGAATTATAATCATGGTTATCATAATAGCAGGCATTGTGATATTCATCAGACGGAAGTCACG GGGAGAGAGGACGAGATCACTTTAA
- the hpn gene encoding serine protease hepsin, with amino-acid sequence MPEKKIGSPGMSIFSWCRVAAAVALILIILGGLGAAIWALVTYLRTTEDTGLFDVQVSAADQRLRVFDSTQRRWKHVCSSNANQLIANISCEEMGFVRAVNFSVTCAPDNGGDRDFFCVKESELTYGKKIKTALYPCKCDKGQILEVICQDCGRRMLPEERIVGGEDARQGSWPWQVSLQYDGVHQCGGSIISDRWIVSAAHCFPERYRHVSRWRVLMGSIYNTPIRKNIVIAEVKTVVYHSSYLPFVDANIDDNSRDIAVLALTKPLQFTDYIQPVCLPTYGQRLADGQMGTVTGWGNVEYYGTQANALQEAHVPIISDAVCNGPDYYDNQVTTTMFCAGYEKGGTDSCQGDSGGPFVAADVLSKTSRYRLLGVVSWGTGCAMAKKPGVYTRVSRFLPWISTAMRMYENSPGVHKMARAVTP; translated from the exons ATGCCAGAGAAGAAGATTG GAAGTCCAGGGATGAGCATCTTCAGCTGGTGTCGGGTGGCCGCTGCGGTAGCTCTGATCTTGATCATACTGGGAGGGCTGGGAGCCGCCATCTGGGCCCTTG tcaCATATCTCAGAACAACAGAAGATACTGGATTGTTTGATG TGCAGGTGAGCGCAGCAGACCAGAGGCTGCGAGTGTTTGACTCCACCCAGCGGAGGTGGAAACACGTCTGCTCATCCAACGCCAACCAGCTCATCGCCAACATCAGCTGTGAGGAGATGGGCTTCGTCAG AGCAGTGAACTTCTCAGTGACGTGTGCTCCTGATAATGGTGGTGACCGAGATTTTTTCTGTGTGAAAGAGAGTGAGTTAACTTATGGGAAGAAGATAAAAACAGCCCTTTATCCTTG TAaatgtgacaaaggtcagataCTTGAGGTGATTTGTCAGG ACTGTGGTCGTCGAATGTTGCCTGAGGAGCGGATCGTGGGGGGAGAGGATGCTCGTCAGGGATCGTGGCCATGGCAGGTCAGCTTACAGTATGATGGAGTTCATCAGTGTGGTGGATCCATCATTTCAGATCGCTGGATCGTCAGTGCCGCACACTGCTTTCCTGA GAGGTATCGTCATGTGTCACGCTGGCGGGTTCTGATGGGATCGATCTACAACACTCCCATCCGTAAAAACATTGTGATCGCTGAAGTGAAGACAGTTGTCTACCACAGCAGCTACCTGCCCTTCGTCGACGCCAACATTGATGACAACAGTCGGGACATAGCAGTCCTGGCGCTGACAAAACCTCTGCAGTTCACTG ATTATATCCAGCCGGTGTGTCTTCCTACCTATGGCCAGCGATTGGCGGATGGGCAGATGGGTACAGTAACCGGCTGGGGTAACGTGGAGTATTATG GCACTCAAGCCAATGCCCTCCAGGAAGCCCACGTGCCCATCATCAGCGATGCGGTGTGCAATGGCCCGGATTATTATGACAACCAGGTCACAACCACCATGTTCTGTGCCGGTTATGAGAAAGGAGGAACCGACTCCTGCCAG GGAGACAGTGGTGGTCCTTTCGTAGCTGCAGATGTCCTGTCTAAGACCAGCCGCTATCGTTTACTGGGGGTGGTGAGCTGGGGCACAGGCTGTGCCATGGCCAAAAAGCCCGGCGTCTACACGCGTGTGTCACGCTTTCTGCCCTGGATATCCACAGCCATGAGG ATGTATGAAAACTCCCCAGGAGTGCACAAAATGGCACGGGCGGTTACACCATAG
- the LOC131521704 gene encoding sialic acid-binding Ig-like lectin 14 isoform X2, with the protein MLFRLLNQLFQIRFLQNCYASISGALAADWIVHVSMDPVYAPLGSSVVLQCTYDYPEESDQGIPSKVLSEMWCLNESHCVTSRYVYHSAGIFPEPSYQGRVKYLGQTGSKNCSLMISDVRSEDSGMYVFRFITDHLKAKLPGQRGVNLQVTHQTERSASSSTTGIVLGIIIMVIIIAGIVIFIRRKSRGERTRSL; encoded by the exons ATGTTGTTTAGACTGTTGAACCAGCTGTTTCAAATTAGATTCCTTCAGAATTGCTATGCTTCCATTTCAGGCGCTCTTGCTGCTGACTGGATAGTGCATGTTTCCATGGATCCTGTCTATGCTCCTCTTGGTTCTTCTGTAGTTCTGCAGTGCACCTATGACTACCCTGAAGAGTCCGACCAGGGAATACCGAGCAAAGTGCTGTCAGAGATGTGGTGTTTGAATGAAAGCCACTGCGTTACTTCAAGATACGTGTACCACAGTGCAGGGATATTCCCTGAGCCCTCATACCAGGGCCGAGTCAAGTACTTAGGGCAGACGGGGAGCAAAAACTGCTCTCTGATGATTTCTGATGTGAGGTCAGAAGACAGTGGCATGTACGTTTTCCGGTTCATCACTGACCACCTGAAGGCCAAGCTACCAGGACAGAGAGGAGTGAATCTACAGGTCACACATCAGACAGAAA GAAGTGCATCTTCATCCACTACCGGCATTGTGCTTGGAATTATAATCATGGTTATCATAATAGCAGGCATTGTGATATTCATCAGACGGAAGTCACG GGGAGAGAGGACGAGATCACTTTAA
- the LOC131521704 gene encoding sialic acid-binding Ig-like lectin 14 isoform X4, translating into MTPCALAADWIVHVSMDPVYAPLGSSVVLQCTYDYPEESDQGIPSKVLSEMWCLNESHCVTSRYVYHSAGIFPEPSYQGRVKYLGQTGSKNCSLMISDVRSEDSGMYVFRFITDHLKAKLPGQRGVNLQVTHQTETGSASSSTTGIVLGIIIMVIIIAGIVIFIRRKSRGERTRSL; encoded by the exons ATGACGCCAT GCGCTCTTGCTGCTGACTGGATAGTGCATGTTTCCATGGATCCTGTCTATGCTCCTCTTGGTTCTTCTGTAGTTCTGCAGTGCACCTATGACTACCCTGAAGAGTCCGACCAGGGAATACCGAGCAAAGTGCTGTCAGAGATGTGGTGTTTGAATGAAAGCCACTGCGTTACTTCAAGATACGTGTACCACAGTGCAGGGATATTCCCTGAGCCCTCATACCAGGGCCGAGTCAAGTACTTAGGGCAGACGGGGAGCAAAAACTGCTCTCTGATGATTTCTGATGTGAGGTCAGAAGACAGTGGCATGTACGTTTTCCGGTTCATCACTGACCACCTGAAGGCCAAGCTACCAGGACAGAGAGGAGTGAATCTACAGGTCACACATCAGACAGAAA CAGGAAGTGCATCTTCATCCACTACCGGCATTGTGCTTGGAATTATAATCATGGTTATCATAATAGCAGGCATTGTGATATTCATCAGACGGAAGTCACG GGGAGAGAGGACGAGATCACTTTAA
- the LOC131521704 gene encoding sialic acid-binding Ig-like lectin 14 isoform X1: MLFRLLNQLFQIRFLQNCYASISGALAADWIVHVSMDPVYAPLGSSVVLQCTYDYPEESDQGIPSKVLSEMWCLNESHCVTSRYVYHSAGIFPEPSYQGRVKYLGQTGSKNCSLMISDVRSEDSGMYVFRFITDHLKAKLPGQRGVNLQVTHQTETGSASSSTTGIVLGIIIMVIIIAGIVIFIRRKSRGERTRSL; this comes from the exons ATGTTGTTTAGACTGTTGAACCAGCTGTTTCAAATTAGATTCCTTCAGAATTGCTATGCTTCCATTTCAGGCGCTCTTGCTGCTGACTGGATAGTGCATGTTTCCATGGATCCTGTCTATGCTCCTCTTGGTTCTTCTGTAGTTCTGCAGTGCACCTATGACTACCCTGAAGAGTCCGACCAGGGAATACCGAGCAAAGTGCTGTCAGAGATGTGGTGTTTGAATGAAAGCCACTGCGTTACTTCAAGATACGTGTACCACAGTGCAGGGATATTCCCTGAGCCCTCATACCAGGGCCGAGTCAAGTACTTAGGGCAGACGGGGAGCAAAAACTGCTCTCTGATGATTTCTGATGTGAGGTCAGAAGACAGTGGCATGTACGTTTTCCGGTTCATCACTGACCACCTGAAGGCCAAGCTACCAGGACAGAGAGGAGTGAATCTACAGGTCACACATCAGACAGAAA CAGGAAGTGCATCTTCATCCACTACCGGCATTGTGCTTGGAATTATAATCATGGTTATCATAATAGCAGGCATTGTGATATTCATCAGACGGAAGTCACG GGGAGAGAGGACGAGATCACTTTAA